The genomic stretch CTTCCCGTGCAGGTTCATGCTGATTGCATCAGCGAACCCGTGTCCCTGTGGCCACCTGGGAGACTCGACGCGGCCGTGTGTCTGTGGTCCTGAGCAGGTCAGGCGGTACCGCAAGAGACTACTCGGGCCGGTGGGGGAGAGAATCGACATACAGGTGGAGGTCAGCAGGGTGGACCACGAGGACCTGGCACGCGCCAGTCCCGGGCCCCGATCCTGCGACATTCTCGCCCGCGTGACGGAGGCCCGGGCAGTACAGATGTCCAGGTTGGGAGAGGCCGTCCGGTGCAACGCCGCGATCGGTCCAGGCGAGATCGAAAAAACCGCGGGCCTGACTGCCGCTGCCCGGAGATTGCTCCTCGACGCCACTGAAGCACTGTCACTGCCGGTCCGAGCCTACCACAAGCTCATTAGGGTGAGCCGGACCATCGCTGACATCGAGGGGTCCGAGCCGGTTCTTCCGCCCCACGTTGAGGAGGCTCTCCAATACCGGGTACTGGACGTATTTGCACAGGAGGGGTGATCCCGTTGGACCAGTTCCCGTGGCCCGCTGCCGAGGTGCCGTCTGGGGACGAACTCGCTGCATGGGCGTTCTGGAATGCTGTACCGTCCTGTGGGCCCAGGACCTTCGCGAAGCTTGTCACGGAATTTGGATCCGCAGAGAGAGCTGCAAGAGAGGTTGGGCCAGCATCATGGCCAGGGCTCTCTCCGAGGGCCAGAGCGTTTGTCGCGAACTGTCCTGACCCCGTGGCGTACGGTAGGCAGGAGCTGGCGCACGCCCGTCGCCTCGGCGCCCGAGCGGTCCCGGGGACATCTCACGAGTATCCGCCTCTTCTTCGAAAAACACACGATCCTCCTATCCTCCTCTATGTCAGGGGTGATAGGGACCTTGCTGATTCGAAGTGGATTGCGGTGGTGGGGACGAGGGCGGCCACGGCGTATGGCCTGTCTGTGGCCAGAAGACTCGCAAGGGACTTGGCCGGAGCGGGGGTGGGAGTCGTGAGTGGCCTCGCAAGGGGGATAGACTCCGCCGCGCATCTGGGGGCTATGGACGCCGGAGGGCCGACCTGTGGCGTGCTTGGGTCAGGGCTTGGGTGCGCTCAGCCTCCCGGCCGCCGGAACCTCATCCGCAAGGTGGAGCGCCTGGGATGTGTGGTGTCCTCATTCCCCATGGGCTTCCCTGCGGGGAAGTACACCTTTCCCGCACGCAACCGCATCATAAGCGGCATGGCCCTCGGGTGCGTCGTGGTGGAGGCAGGGGAGCGGAGCGGGTCTTTCATCACTGTCGACCTCGCCCTCTCGGAAGGCAGGGCTGTCTTCGCCGTTCCAGGGGACATCGGCCGGCCAACGTCCCGTGGGACGAACCGGCTGATCGGGGAGGGCGCGACCGTTGTCACTGGCGCAGACACAATCCTCGAGGAGCTCGGGATTTCAGCGGCGTCTTTGGGCGGGGGAAACGGCACGGTCCTGGGGGCTGCCTGCCAACCCAGAGGGGGGGCGGACGGATCACTGTGGGATGAGGCTGTCCTCGAGGCGGTGACTGTCAATACGGCCGTTGACGACATACTCGCCGCCGTCTCGCTTCCGCTCCCGACGGTCCTCTCAACCCTCAGCAGGCTGGAGATTGCGGGGAAGGTGCGCCGTGGCCATGGGTATAGGTTCACGAGGTCCGGATGTTGACCTCCCCCTGGCCCTGGGGTAAACTGTTCCTGAAATGCGAGGGCCCGGAGGTGCACGTATGCCAAAGACTCTGGTCGTCGTCGAGTCCCCTGCGAAGGTGAGGACTCTCTCGAAGTTCCTGGGCAGGCGGTACATGGTCAAGGCGTCAGTCGGGCACGTTCGCGACCTACCCAAAAGCCAGCTCGGTGTGGATGTCGAGAACGCCTACTCTCCGAAGTATATCACGATACGGGGGAAAGGAGACGTCATCCGCGACCTCCGGGATGCGGCGAAGAAAGCCGACCGCGTGCTCTTGGCCACCGACCCCGACCGGGAGGGCGAGGCAATTTCGTGGCACCTCGCACACATTCTGAAACTTGAACCCGACGAGAGATGCCGGATTGAGTTCAACGAGATAACGGAAGGTGCCGTCCGCTCCGCACTCGAACATCCGAGGCCGATCGACCGCAAACGTGTTGAGGCTCAGCAGGCAAGGCGTATCCTCGACAGGCTAGTCGGGTATAACCTGAGCCCTTTTCTGTGGAGGAAAGTCAGGCGAGGCCTCTCCGCTGGGCGCGTACAGTCTTCCGCTCTCAGACTCATCTGCGACCGTGAACGCGAGATCGAAGCCTTCATCCAGGAAGAGTACTGGAGCCTTACTGCAGTCCTATCCGCAGGCAAGAAAGCGAAGTTCGAGGCGAAGCTCGTCGAGGGGGTCGACCTCTCTCTCAAGACCAGGGCGGACGTCGACCGTGTTCTGGCAGGCATAGAGGGTGCTACCTACACCGTGGCATCGGTCACATCCAGGGATCGGGTCAGAAACCCCGCACCTCCTTTCACCACCAGCACCTTGCAGCAAGAAGCCTTCCGCAAGCTTGGTTTCTCTGCGCGACGGACTATGGCCGTGGCTCAGCAGCTCTACGAGGGAGTAGAAGTGCGGGATGAAGGACACGTTGCTCTCATAACCTACATGCGCACGGACTCCACGAGGGTGGCTAAAGAGGCGCAGGCCGCAGCGCGTGAGTTCATAGAGGCGAAGTTCGGTCCGGGCTACGTGCCCGAGAAGCCCCGGACTTACGGGTCGAAATCCAGGGCACAGGATGCGCATGAAGCAATCAGGCCCACCGTCCCAGGGCGCACTCCAGACTCCCTAGTCGGTCATCTGGGCCGTGATCAGTTGCGCCTGTACAGGCTGATCTGGGAACGCTTCATCGCAAGCCAGATGACCCCAGCGATCTTCGAGGCAGTCGCAGTGGACATCTCTGCGTCCAAGTACACCTTCAGAGCCACGGGGCTCTCGGTGAAGTTCCCTGGGTTCACAGCCCTCTATACCGAAGGGCGCGACGACGACTCAAAGGACCGGGAGCAAACCCTGCCGAAACTGGAGGTTGGCCAGAGTCTTACTCTCATCCAACTCGTGGACCAGCAGCATTTCACTCAGCCGCCCCCCAGGTACACGGAGGCCACACTCGTGAAAGCACTGGAGAAGAATGGGATAGGGCGTCCCAGCACCTACGCACCTATCATCGAGACCATTCGCAAGCGGGACTACGCCGTTCTCGAGGAAAAGCGGTTTCGCCCGACAGAAGTCGGGTTCATTGTGTACGACTTGCTGCGCACGCACTTTCCGTCCATAGTCGACTTGGAGTTCACTGCCCGAATGGAGAAGGATCTGGACCTTATAGAGTCCGGCGAGGAGAACTGGGTGGACGTGACCGACAAGTTCTATGGGCCTTTCTCGAAGCTTCTCGAGGCGGCGGACGCCAAGGTCGAACGGGTGGAGATCCCGGACGAGCCGACGGATGAACTCTGCCCAAAGTGCCACGCGAACCTCGTCATAAAGACGGGGAGGTTCGGGAAGTTTATTGCCTGCCCAAGGTACCCAGAGTGCAAATACACCCGGAGCATGGTTCGGCAACTCAGTGCGGCTTGCCCCGTGTGTGGAGAGCCGATGGTGGAGAGGCGGACCAAGACGGGGCGGAGGTTCTACGGGTGCTCCGCTTATCCGAGATGCACATTCACCGTTTGGAACAGGCCTTCCGATGTTGTGTGTGTGGAGTGCGGGTCTCTCACCATATCCAGAAAAGGCAAGCACGGGACCATCTTCAAGTGCGCCAACCCCAAGTGCGGGCACTCGTGGAGGTCCGACGGCGCGGAGGCGAATTCAGGTGCCCGGTGAGGTAGTCATCGTCGGAGGCGGTCTGGCCGGAAGCGAAGCTGCCTGGCAGGCGGCCTGCCTGGGCGCGCAAGTCACGCTCTACGAGATGCGCCCACGCACCCAGACTCCCGCCCACGCTACAGGCGAGTTTGCAGAACTCGTCTGCAGCAACTCCCTGGGTTCGGACAGCCCCAAGACCGCCCCTGGGCTCCTCAAATCCGAGATGCGGAGGTTTGGCTCGTTGATCCTGTCCATAGCGGACCAGGCGCGGGTCCCAGCGGGGCAGGCACTCGCCGTCGACAGGGATCTCTTCTCCCGGGCGGTCACGGCGAGACTCGAAAGCGAGCCAGGTATAAGGATCATCAGGGAGGAAGTTCGCGAGGTCCCGGCGGGTGGTCCTGTGGTAATTGCCACAGGACCGCTGACATCGGAAGCCCTCTCACGGTCCCTTGCGAATCTGCTCGGGGAAGAACACCTGTACTTCTTCGACGCCGCGGCACCCATCGTCGCAGGCGAGTCCATCGAATGGTCGCAGGCCTTCTGGGCGTCGAGGTATGGAAAGGGCGACCCGGACTACGTGAACTGTCCGCTTTCCGAGGATCAGTACGAGGAGTTCTGGCGGAATCTAATTGCGGCAGATTGTGCTCATTTGCACGAATTCGAGAGTGTTAAGCTGTTCGAAGGTTGCATGCCTGTGGAAGAGATGGCCAGGAGGGGCAGGGACACACTGCTCTTCGGGCCCATGAAGCCGGTTGGGCTCACTGATCCGAGGACAGGGCGGCGGCCGTATGCCGTGGTGCAGCTCAGGAAGGAGAACGTCCCGGGCTCTCTCTTCAACCTCGTGGGGTTCCAGACCAGACTGACCCGACCTGAACAGCGTAGAGTGTTTCGGATGATCCCGGCACTTGCACGGGCCGAGTTCGTGAGATACGGCATGATGCACAGGAACACCTTCGTAAACGGCCCGGAACACCTGATGCCCACCCTTGAGCTCAAGGCCGCGGGTGGGGTGTTCCTGGCAGGGCAGATCACAGGGGTGGAAGGCTATATCGAATCCGCGGCGGCGGGGCTGGTTGCGGGGATCAACGCCGCGATGCTTGCCCGGGCCGAGAGCCCGATTCAGTTTCCGAGAGAGACCGCCATCGGATCACTCTGCCACTACGTTTCGACCCCGCCCCGCGGCGATTTCCAGCCCATGAACATCAACTTCGGGCTCCTGCCGGAGCCTCCAGGCCATGTCAGGAAAAACGAGCGCAGGTCGGCACAGATCGAAATGGCCGAACAGGCAGCGGCGAAACTCGAAAGAAAACTCAGTAAGCGGTGTTGATGAACTGGGTCTCCTGCGATAGAATTCCTTATGGTGGCCCATGTGGGGTGATGATTTGCTTGGACTTCCTGGAGAGCTTCGCCCGGTACCTGTCATCTGAGCGGAACATGTCACCTAGAACCGTAGATGCCTACACAAGAGACGTTGCACAGTTCACTGCTTTCTGTTTGGATATCGGCATACCCGGAGACAGGCCGGGGCTCATCAGCCATGCCACCATCCGGAAGTATCTCGCCGTTATACAGGCGAGGCGGTTGTCCGCGGCCTCTGTTGCTCGAAAGCTGGCGTCAATTCGGTCCTATCTCAAGTTCCTGTGCCGAGAGGGCTTCATCGCCCGCAACCCTGCACTCGAAATCGCCAGGATGAAGCGTGGACGTCGGCTTCCAACCTCGATGTTCAGGGGGGAGGTAGACGAGCTTCTCGCCGCGCCTGCGCAGGACGCCGCGCTTGGGTTGAGAGATCGCGCGATTCTGGAACTTCTCTACTCGTCTGGGATCCGCCTGTCTGAGCTCGTTGGGCTCGACCTCGCGGACT from Bacillota bacterium encodes the following:
- a CDS encoding tyrosine recombinase XerC, whose amino-acid sequence is MICLDFLESFARYLSSERNMSPRTVDAYTRDVAQFTAFCLDIGIPGDRPGLISHATIRKYLAVIQARRLSAASVARKLASIRSYLKFLCREGFIARNPALEIARMKRGRRLPTSMFRGEVDELLAAPAQDAALGLRDRAILELLYSSGIRLSELVGLDLADYSAESGTVRVFGKGARERIAPVGRKAAAAVDDYLRAARPELLGTENEEALFLSKDGRRLSGRSIQRMMKKYLSRAGLPRSRTPHSMRHSFATHLLDGGADIRAVQELLGHKDISTTQIYTSVSRERLYTVYSKSHPRA
- the trmFO gene encoding methylenetetrahydrofolate--tRNA-(uracil(54)-C(5))-methyltransferase (FADH(2)-oxidizing) TrmFO, which codes for MPGEVVIVGGGLAGSEAAWQAACLGAQVTLYEMRPRTQTPAHATGEFAELVCSNSLGSDSPKTAPGLLKSEMRRFGSLILSIADQARVPAGQALAVDRDLFSRAVTARLESEPGIRIIREEVREVPAGGPVVIATGPLTSEALSRSLANLLGEEHLYFFDAAAPIVAGESIEWSQAFWASRYGKGDPDYVNCPLSEDQYEEFWRNLIAADCAHLHEFESVKLFEGCMPVEEMARRGRDTLLFGPMKPVGLTDPRTGRRPYAVVQLRKENVPGSLFNLVGFQTRLTRPEQRRVFRMIPALARAEFVRYGMMHRNTFVNGPEHLMPTLELKAAGGVFLAGQITGVEGYIESAAAGLVAGINAAMLARAESPIQFPRETAIGSLCHYVSTPPRGDFQPMNINFGLLPEPPGHVRKNERRSAQIEMAEQAAAKLERKLSKRC
- the topA gene encoding type I DNA topoisomerase; this translates as MPKTLVVVESPAKVRTLSKFLGRRYMVKASVGHVRDLPKSQLGVDVENAYSPKYITIRGKGDVIRDLRDAAKKADRVLLATDPDREGEAISWHLAHILKLEPDERCRIEFNEITEGAVRSALEHPRPIDRKRVEAQQARRILDRLVGYNLSPFLWRKVRRGLSAGRVQSSALRLICDREREIEAFIQEEYWSLTAVLSAGKKAKFEAKLVEGVDLSLKTRADVDRVLAGIEGATYTVASVTSRDRVRNPAPPFTTSTLQQEAFRKLGFSARRTMAVAQQLYEGVEVRDEGHVALITYMRTDSTRVAKEAQAAAREFIEAKFGPGYVPEKPRTYGSKSRAQDAHEAIRPTVPGRTPDSLVGHLGRDQLRLYRLIWERFIASQMTPAIFEAVAVDISASKYTFRATGLSVKFPGFTALYTEGRDDDSKDREQTLPKLEVGQSLTLIQLVDQQHFTQPPPRYTEATLVKALEKNGIGRPSTYAPIIETIRKRDYAVLEEKRFRPTEVGFIVYDLLRTHFPSIVDLEFTARMEKDLDLIESGEENWVDVTDKFYGPFSKLLEAADAKVERVEIPDEPTDELCPKCHANLVIKTGRFGKFIACPRYPECKYTRSMVRQLSAACPVCGEPMVERRTKTGRRFYGCSAYPRCTFTVWNRPSDVVCVECGSLTISRKGKHGTIFKCANPKCGHSWRSDGAEANSGAR
- the dprA gene encoding DNA-processing protein DprA is translated as MDQFPWPAAEVPSGDELAAWAFWNAVPSCGPRTFAKLVTEFGSAERAAREVGPASWPGLSPRARAFVANCPDPVAYGRQELAHARRLGARAVPGTSHEYPPLLRKTHDPPILLYVRGDRDLADSKWIAVVGTRAATAYGLSVARRLARDLAGAGVGVVSGLARGIDSAAHLGAMDAGGPTCGVLGSGLGCAQPPGRRNLIRKVERLGCVVSSFPMGFPAGKYTFPARNRIISGMALGCVVVEAGERSGSFITVDLALSEGRAVFAVPGDIGRPTSRGTNRLIGEGATVVTGADTILEELGISAASLGGGNGTVLGAACQPRGGADGSLWDEAVLEAVTVNTAVDDILAAVSLPLPTVLSTLSRLEIAGKVRRGHGYRFTRSGC